The Coffea arabica cultivar ET-39 chromosome 4e, Coffea Arabica ET-39 HiFi, whole genome shotgun sequence genome includes a window with the following:
- the LOC113740624 gene encoding tropinone reductase homolog At2g29260, chloroplastic-like yields MGKIGKSNLRWSLNGMIALVTGGTRGIGRAIVEELAAIGATVHTRSREQRIQLIEKVASIFDSKLNILVNNLSYPLLKASGNGNVVFISSVADLLSVENLSVYAATKAAVNQLIKNLACKWDKDRQAIAVDEGVTVNGFQPI; encoded by the exons ATGGGAAAGATTGGGAAAAGCAACTTGAGATGGTCTCTCAATGGAATGATAGCTCTTGTCACTGGTGGTACTCGCGGAATAGGCCGAGCAATTGTGGAGGAATTGGCTGCAATAGGTGCTACGGTCCACACTCGTTCAAGAGAGCAAAGGATACAACTAATCGAAAAGGTTGCTTCTATCTTTGATTCCAAGCTAAACATTCTTGTGAACAAT CTTTCTTATCCTCTTCTTAAAGCATCTGGGAATGGAAATGTCGTGTTCATTTCCTCAGTTGCAGATCTGTTGAGTGTTGAAAATTTATCTGTTTATGCAGCAACTAAAGCTGCAGTAAATCAACTCATAAAgaatttggcttgtaaatgggaTAAAGACA GACAGGCTATAGCTGTGGATGAAGGAGTGACTGTTAATGGGTTTCAACCAATTTAA
- the LOC113741332 gene encoding tropinone reductase homolog At5g06060-like, with protein sequence MSKLEENTSRWSLSGTAALVTGGTRGIGRAIVEELAQLGAIVHTFARKEEELNERLREWSSKGFKVTGSVCDASSREQRTQLIEKVTSIFSGKLNILVNNVGTNKRKPPEEFTAEEYDMVMSTNLESCFHFSQLAYPLLKASGVGSIVFISSIAGFVSIQNASVYAATKGGMNQLTKNLACEWAKDNIRVNCVAPGVISTPLAKPVLSSDEKLKKIESRTPMKRVGEPEEVSPLVAFLCLPAASYITGQVITVDGGLTVNGIYWD encoded by the coding sequence ATgtcaaaattggaagaaaacacttcaagaTGGTCTCTGTCAGGAACGGCGGCTCTAGTCACCGGTGGAACTCGCGGAATTGGCCGTGCAATAGTGGAGGAGCTAGCTCAACTAGGCGCCATAGTCCACACttttgcaagaaaagaagaggaGCTGAATGAACGCTTGCGAGAGTGGTCCTCCAAGGGATTCAAAGTCACCGGTTCAGTCTGTGATGCATCTTCAAGAGAGCAAAGAACTCAGCTCATCGAAAAGGTGACTTCCATCTTCAGTGGAAAACTCAACATCCTTGTAAATAACGTTGGAACTAATAAAAGGAAGCCACCTGAAGAGTTTACTGCCGAAGAGTATGATATGGTGATGTCTACAAATCTTGAATCTTGTTTCCATTTTTCCCAACTGGCTTATCCTCTCTTAAAAGCCTCTGGGGTTGGAAGCATCGTCTTCATCTCTTCTATCGCAGGTTTCGTGAGTATACAAAATGCATCTGTCTATGCAGCAACAAAAGGTGGAATGAATCAACTCACCAAGAACTTGGCTTGCGAATGGGCTAAAGATAACATCCGGGTAAATTGCGTCGCGCCTGGGGTTATCAGCACCCCATTAGCCAAACCTGTGCTCAGTTCTGATGAAAAGCTGAAGAAAATAGAATCAAGGACTCCCATGAAGCGAGTTGGGGAACCAGAAGAAGTTTCGCCCCTGGTTGCTTTCCTTTGTCTCCCTGCTGCTTCCTACATAACCGGACAGGTTATAACTGTCGATGGAGGACTGACTGTCAATGGAATCTACTGGGACTAA
- the LOC113741899 gene encoding tropinone reductase homolog At5g06060-like, with amino-acid sequence MLTPSSTPLPLQKKKKKRDAPSFISTTVSLQPSMSTVGENNSGWSLSGTTTLATGGRWSLSGATALVTGGTHGIGRAIVVELAQLGATVHTCARKEADLNERLQEWSSMGFKVSGSVCDASSREQRTQLIEKVTSIFCGKLNILVNNVGTSKGKPSEKFTSEEYDMMMSTNLESCFHFSQLAYPLLKASGIGNIVFISSVAGLVSIQGLSVYAAAKGAMNQLTKNLACEWAKDNIRVNCVAPGVIRTQLSEAVLNSDEKWKKFKSRTPMNRVGEPEEISSLVAFVCLPAASYVTGQVIAVDGGLTVNGVQWD; translated from the coding sequence ATGCTAACACCCTCCTCCACACCCCtccccctccaaaaaaaaaagaaaaaaagagacgCTCCTAGTTTCATCTCCACCACTGTCAGCCTACAACCATCCATGTCAACGGTGGGAGAAAACAACTCTGGATGGTCTTTGTCGGGAACGACAACTCTAGCCACTGGTGGAAGATGGTCCCTGTCGGGAGCAACTGCTCTAGTTACCGGTGGAACTCATGGAATTGGCCGTGCAATTGTGGTGGAGCTAGCCCAACTCGGTGCCACAGTCCACACTTGTGCAAGAAAAGAAGCAGACCTGAATGAACGCTTGCAAGAGTGGTCCTCCATGGGATTCAAAGTCAGTGGTTCAGTCTGTGATGCATCTTCAAGAGAGCAAAGAACCCAGCTCATCGAAAAGGTGACTTCCATCTTCTGTGGAAAACTCAACATCCTTGTAAATAACGTTGGAACAAGCAAAGGGAAGCCATCTGAAAAATTTACCTCTGAAGAATACGATATGATGATGTCTACAAATCTTGAATCTTGTTTCCATTTTTCCCAACTCGCTTATCCTCTCCTAAAGGCCTCTGGGATCGGAAACATAGTCTTCATTTCCTCTGTTGCAGGTTTGGTAAGTATACAAGGTTTATCTGTTTATGCAGCAGCAAAGGGCGCAATGAATCAACTGACCAAGAATTTGGCTTGTGAATGGGCTAAAGATAACATTCGCGTAAATTGCGTTGCCCCTGGGGTCATTAGGACCCAATTAAGCGAAGCTGTACTCAATtctgatgaaaaatggaagaaattcaaATCAAGAACTCCAATGAATCGAGTTGGAGAGccagaagaaatttcatccctGGTAGCTTTCGTTTGTCTCCCAGCTGCTTCCTACGTAACCGGACAGGTTATAGCTGTCGATGGAGGACTGACTGTTAATGGAGTCCAGTGGGACTAA
- the LOC113741333 gene encoding uncharacterized protein, with translation MSKVRENNSGWSLSGTTTLAAGGRWSLSGATALVTGGTQGIGRAIVVELAQLGATVHTCARKEADLNERLQEWSSMGFKVSGSVCDASSRDQRIRLIEKVSSIFNGKLNILVNNVGTCKAKPAEEFTSEEYDTMMSTNLESCFHFSQLAYPLLKASGIGNIVFISSVGGLVSVQGLSVYASTKGAMNQLTKNLACEWAKDNIRVNCVAPGVIRTQLSEAVLNSDEKWKKFKSRIPMNRDGKPEEISSLIAFLCLPAASYITGQVIAVDGGLTVNGVLWSLSGATALVTGGTHGIGRATVVELAQLGATVHTCARKEADLNERLQEWSSMGFKVSGSVCDASSRDQRIRLIEKVSSIFNGKLNILVNNVGTCKDKPAEEFTSEEYDMMMSTNLESCFHFSQLAYPLLKASGIGNIVFISSVTGLVSIQGLSVQAATKGAINQLTKNLACEWAKDNIRVNSVAPGLIRTQLSQAVLHSDEKWKKFKSRIPMNRVGEPEEISSLVAFLCLPAASYITGQVVAVDGGLTVNGVQWD, from the exons ATGTCAAAGGTGAGAGAAAACAACTCTGGATGGTCTTTGTCGGGAACGACAACTCTAGCCGCCGGTGGAAGATGGTCCCTGTCAGGGGCAACAGCTTTAGTTACCGGTGGAACTCAAGGAATTGGCCGTGCAATTGTGGTGGAGCTAGCTCAACTCGGTGCCACAGTCCACACCTGTGCAAGAAAAGAAGCAGACCTGAATGAACGCTTGCAAGAGTGGTCCTCCATGGGATTCAAAGTCAGTGGTTCAGTCTGTGATGCATCTTCAAGAGATCAAAGAATTCGGCTCATCGAAAAGGTCTCTTCCATATTCAATGGGAAGCTCAATATCCTTGTAAATAACGTTGGAACATGCAAAGCGAAGCCAGCTGAAGAGTTTACCTCTGAAGAATACGATACGATGATGTCTACAAATCTTGAATCTTGTTTCCATTTTTCCCAACTCGCTTATCCTCTCCTAAAAGCCTCTGGGATCGGGAACATAGTCTTCATTTCTTCTGTTGGGGGTTTGGTAAGTGTACAAGGTTTATCTGTTTATGCATCAACAAAAGGCGCAATGAATCAGCTGACCAAGAATTTGGCTTGTGAATGGGCTAAAGATAACATTCGCGTAAATTGCGTTGCCCCTGGGGTCATTAGGACCCAATTAAGCGAAGCTGTACTTAATtctgatgaaaaatggaagaaattcaaATCAAGAATTCCAATGAATCGAGATGGAAAGccagaagaaatttcatccctGATAGCTTTCCTTTGTCTCCCAGCTGCTTCCTACATAACCGGACAGGTTATAGCTGTCGATGGAGGACTGACTGTTAATGGAGTCCT ATGGTCCCTGTCAGGAGCAACAGCTCTAGTTACCGGTGGAACTCATGGAATTGGCCGTGCAACTGTGGTGGAGCTAGCTCAACTCGGTGCCACAGTCCACACCTGTGCAAGAAAAGAAGCAGACCTGAATGAACGCTTGCAAGAGTGGTCCTCCATGGGATTCAAAGTCAGTGGTTCAGTCTGTGATGCATCTTCAAGAGATCAAAGAATTCGGCTCATCGAAAAGGTCTCTTCCATATTCAATGGGAAGCTCAATATCCTTGTAAATAACGTTGGAACATGCAAAGACAAGCCAGCTGAAGAGTTTACCTCTGAAGAATACGATATGATGATGTCTACAAATCTTGAATCTTGTTTCCATTTTTCCCAACTCGCTTATCCTCTCCTAAAAGCCTCTGGGATCGGGAACATAGTCTTCATTTCCTCTGTTACAGGTTTGGTAAGTATACAAGGTTTGTCTGTTCAAGCAGCAACAAAAGGCGCAATAAATCAGCTGACCAAGAATTTGGCTTGTGAATGGGCTAAAGATAACATTCGCGTAAATTCCGTTGCCCCTGGGCTCATTAGGACCCAATTAAGCCAAGCTGTACTTCATtctgatgaaaaatggaagaaattcaaATCAAGAATTCCAATGAATCGAGTTGGAGAGccagaagaaatttcatccctGGTAGCTTTCCTTTGTCTTCCAGCCGCTTCCTACATAACCGGACAGGTTGTAGCTGTCGATGGAGGACTGACTGTTAACGGAGTCCAGTGGGACTAA